AGCGATCTCGAGAAGGTTCTGGAGGAAGGAGGGGAGGTGGCGGAGAGGATATTGGAGGGGGCGGCGCTGATGTCGCTCGCGAGGGGTAGGGGTCGATCGCGAGAGGCCGACTTCGACGGCGGGGCGGCTTCCCCGGAGGTGGTGCTCTGGGCGGTGCTAAGGAACTCCGTGGAGGTGCATATTAGCGAGGTCGGCGCACTCGGGGTCGCGGTTTACGGCCCGGGCTTCTCTTGGTTCAACCATAGCTGCGTGCCCAACGCTTGCTACCGGTTCGAACTGGGTTACCGTTACGGAGAAACCGGTCCAGTTACGCCGGAATCGTTTCTTGCCTCGTCTGCTGCGGCTGGAGTGGCAACAGATGCGGTACGCTGTTCGATCACTTCTTTTGACTCCTTTTATCTTCCTCTGTTTCAGGGAAAGATGATTTCTTCTTTTGAGAATATATGTTTGTGGTGAGAGTGATGTCGAATTCGATGTTGGCTGCAGTGGAATGCATGGATTTATGGTGAAAGCAGATTGGCTTGTGGTGAAATTTTTGTTTCCGCCTTGCCTTTATctgaaaaaaaggagaaaaatttcTGTGAATtgtatgaatattttatatagttTCTTTATTAGGATTCTCCAAATTTGGGCCAAGGGTTACTGTCCGGAGCATAAAGCCAATCATGAAAGGCGAAGAGGTTTGCGTTACGTACGTCGACCTGCTACAACCCAAGGTATAGTTTTTGATATTAATATTGTCTGGGACCTGGTCAGTGTGATGCTGAACTAGAAATGATCATGAACATCGTACAGGATTTAAATTGGCTAGTTTTTATTGCTTATCAATGTGACTTTACCCTAACCAAAGAAGTTGGAGTTGCAATCTTGAATAATTGATcatattcaaatttaataatttgATTCAAGCTTAAATTAAGCTGCttctgtgattttttttttagctTGCCACGACCTCAGCTAGATGATAAGAGTAATGTGTCTTTAAGTTCCCAGTTCAGACCCTTGATCGGTTTACTACAGATCGTGACCGGGCTTGATCAGGTGACAACCTTACTGTAAACATTGACACCTGTAAAGTACAGATCTTTTCTTGAATATAAATATCTTCCTATAATCCCCTTGCAATTTGCTGTGCAGCTCCTTGTTTTTTTCAATGCTGTGCAGCTCTGTTAATTGTATCTTCTTTTCATATATATGGAAGATAATCTAAACATTGGATTCCTAATTTATTTTCACAACAAACAGTTATGGATCTCAAAAATCTTAAAAGCTCTTTTTATTTTTGAGTTGCTTTGGTTATTATATAACATTTGTTTCCTAATCTATTTTTGGTATCGCTCTTTTTCATCTTATATTAAAGTTCCTTTGTGTATCGAATTTGATg
The window above is part of the Musa acuminata AAA Group cultivar baxijiao chromosome BXJ2-6, Cavendish_Baxijiao_AAA, whole genome shotgun sequence genome. Proteins encoded here:
- the LOC103988104 gene encoding protein SET DOMAIN GROUP 41 isoform X5, with amino-acid sequence MENMFRTAATSAEEEPREHPAMEMRAREETGLARDMTPPIPPLAAALHRCFLPSRCSACFRPLDSFLPCAACRGASRYCSAACSAADSSAHAASGECCLLRDHHPDGDTSDLRAALRLLHSLETLGMGILPPASLPDQPRRIAGLLASDLEKVLEEGGEVAERILEGAALMSLARGRGRSREADFDGGAASPEVVLWAVLRNSVEVHISEVGALGVAVYGPGFSWFNHSCVPNACYRFELGYRYGETGPVTPESFLASSAAAGVATDAWNAWIYGESRLACGFSKFGPRVTVRSIKPIMKGEEVCVTYVDLLQPKLATTSAR